GACAGCTGCTTGAGGACAGAGTTCCACAAATTCTTAGGGACATCTCATTGTTCCTAACTCCCCTGGAATGTCGATGCCCGAATGCAGGCTGCCAGCTGCACAGGCCACAGATGCTGTGGCATCTGCCCTGTCCTCCACTTCCTTCCGGATctactctcttctcttctcctagCATGAAGCAAAAGCTTCTGGACCTACAGGTGGGTGGAAACATCCCGGGGGGTGAGGATGCGTGGAGGGGGTCCTCTCTTTCAGGGCATGGTGTTCTAGTATGTGGACCACAGTCACGGCAAGTGTCTACTGAGCTTGTGTAAGTAGATACAAAACCGGTGCTAGGCACCCTACATAGCTTAGCTCTTTTCGTCCTCTCTGCAACCATACTTTGCACCCTGTgttaatgaggaaactgaggcccagagagacttGACcccttgtccaaagtcacaatTAATGGCAGAACCAGAATGCAGACCTAGGGCTGTCAAACTGTAAAGCACTTTGTTATTTCATGTGATTGGAAGATCTGAGCTCAGCCGCGGGAGGAAAGTGACCCTGCAGAGTCCTTGGAGTCACATCCGTTTATTGTCCATGAGGCTACAGCTCCATTCTTAGGACCAGGAATGGGCAAGCCTGCCCCGTGTGCCATTCCTGCCTCCCAGCTCTTTCCCTGGAGGCCAACCATGGTGCCAGCCTGGAGCTCTACCTGTCCTACTGGGACTGAGCAGGCAGCCCCTTGGCCCAGCGTTCATAACACAGGGACTTGGCTGGCCTCACCCCACTGGCAGGGTCTCCTCCAGTGCTGACCACACTTGCCAGTGCCTTAAGTTTGGCTGcaccctcctcctctttcctatTGTGGCTCATGCTGGCTACTGGGCACTTCCCCATCCATGGCCAGTTTGCAAGATTGGCTCTGCCTTGGTTCAAGTTCCTGGGGTTGTCCAAGAGACCACCCTCGGTCCTGGATCCACTTGCAGGCCAGAGCTTCCAGCCCAGAGGTCTTTATGGCCCCTGTCTGAGAGACAACAGTGCTTCCCAAGATTTCATGCCCACCCTAGGCTTCCCAATTCCTGCCCTTGCCAGGCTGCACTGGTAGGATGGGGGAGTGGGCAATTAATTAGCTCCaggttccattcccctccatgcAGCCCTGCCTGGGCTTGTCCTGTTTGGGAGAAAAGTCCAGTAGACAAGGTCTACAAACGTCCTGCTGTTCAAGATATATGCATGGCAATTTGGACAAAATTTTTCAGCCTTCTTTAGAGTCAGATCTGGGGGTCAAAGAATGGATCCACCCCCTGAAGGAGCCAGGAGGCAAGTTAAGCTTGGCTGTGTGTCAGAAAGACTGGTCTCCACAGGTCAGCAAACACAAATGAAAGCAGGGAGCAGGGGATCAGCATGGCCTTTGGGTAACagactttattttccatttacaaaagAGGTCGATTGCATGCAAGCTGTAAGGATGCTGTATTCCCTGTGGAGGGCAAGCACGGTCCAGCACAGTCCTCTCCTGAAACACAGGCTGGAAAGTACTTGTTTGCTCAGTCTGGGCTCCTGGATTGCTCAAGTCCACCTCTTGCTTAATGCTGTTCAAGTTGGGGACTGTAGAAACCCCAGCACGGATTCTGCACACTGGCACATCTCAGTAACACCTCCAAACACAGACTCAGAAATCAGGAAAGCCACATGTGCATACAATCTCTTTAAATAAAATCACCATTGTATTCTAGAAGGGTTATTAGTGAGTAGAGTCAAATGCAAAGAACTGTtctacttttctctctctgtgcacACATCTAGATTTCCTGATAGCAGCTTCCTTAAAGGAGGGCACAACCTATTTGTATTAACTCCAGAGGCCTTGTATGACTTCTCTCCTGGGGAAGGTTGTCACAAGCTGATGAGGTCTGCCCTGGCTAGACCAGATCCTTGCTACCAacctgctgtgtggcctcaggcaaagcattcctgtttctgggaactcattttcttcatcttggCAAATTGGAGACCTGGAGCTCTGGTTCTCTCTGATGGTAGCTGGCCAGGACCGCAGTGGGGATGGGGTGAGGGAAGAATGGAAGGAGAGGTGTGTGAGTTACGGCAGTGCCATCATCCAGTGGTAGCCCCTaaacccagcacagtgcctgctgGGGTGCCTGGCAGAGTAGCTGTGAGGCTCCTAATACTTTCTGGAAGAGCTGCACCCAGAGAACTGGGCTGCAGAGAAATATTTTGCATTCATGTTGCTTTGCACTTGGTTAAAGCGCTCATCACCACTATTTTCTTCAATCCTCACCCTACACCTGCAAGTGAGGCAGACAGGGCTTACtttcatttacagatgaggaagaggaTGATCAGTGACTTTAAACAGCTTTCCCAAGGTTACGCGATGTGAGCAGAAGAGCTGGATAAAAATGGAAGTCTCCCCGCATCTCAGCCCTGATATTCATCAACTGCCCTGAATTGTCTCTTCAAGGATGGCTGGTGGGGCAGCTCCTCAGAGAGTGGCCCTGATGGTCTTCTAGATGCCTTTAGGGCTACCTCTATAGCTCCAGCTTTGACATTTTTGGGCTCAGGGCAGTCCTGGCTGGAGACATCTGCCCTCACTCTTGGCAAGGCCCATCTTCCACCTGTGTCCCTGGTCCCACGTGGGCATTCCAGGGTCCACAGTCTCTGCCCAGACAGAATGCTCTATCTTTCCAAATGCATCCCGGCACAGTCCCGCAGTCAGTGTGTTTTCTGTGCATCTTTGCTCTCCCCTTACCTATATTTGCTTTCCTACAGCCCACGAGGTTCGCTGACCTCCAGCCTGAGACAGTGCTGAGCCTCCTTTTCCTGCTCCTGCTCTCAGCTGCAGGCGTCAGGGTCCAGATTCTAGTCAGTGCTGCTCCACGTGGCCAGGGCCCTGCTGCTTGACTAAGGATGATGATGAGATCCCAGTAGAACCTGAGGGACTGTGAGGTCTGGGATGGGTGAGTAGAAGACACATAGAGCTGGCTTCTCGTCAATTCCCAGCCCTGAAGAATGGAGGGCATTGTAGTAGTGCCAAGGATTTGAGTAACGGGGAAGTGTTTGCCAATTGCATCCTATAGCCCAATGTCTTGCCCAAGGCCCTGACTAGAGCGCTGTCAGAGCGCAACTTCTTGTTACGCCAGAAGGTGGCGGTAGAGATGAGGACAGTGGGGATTATACCATTGTACAAAACAGGGGTGACCTTAAGgagcagaggaaggggaacatagtCCGAGCAGCAGGGTGGTGGGGTCAGGGGTGGAGGAAAGATGGGGGGTCATAGGGCACACACTAGAAGTAAGCCTTGTTGTGCACActctttttctcaaacttttgctTGAGCTCAGAGATCAGAGTTGACTGGACGGGGCTTCccatagttttgggttttggtGGGAGTTGGGTCGGCTGCGGAGTGAGAGAGCCAGAGACAGTAGGCACGGTCCACTGGGCTGCGCCAGTGCTGGGCGCCACGCTGGGTGGTGGAGGGAGAGCCGGAGCTCTCGGGAGCAAGGAGCTTTCTGGGCTGTTGTTGTTGCAGTTCTCATTGGGAGGTTTCTCTTTGATCATGAACTTGGTAGCGGCTTTGGCGCTCTTGGACTTGAGCCACTCAATGCGGATGGTGCGGGGCGCAGGACTGGGCCGCTTGCGGAGCACGCGCCGCACTGGCAGGACCTTGTTAGACTTCTTGTTGCGCCAGAAGGTGGCGGTGGAGATGAGGACAGTGATGGCCACGACGGTGGCCATGGTGCCAGCCAGCACACCCACGGCCTTCATGGGGTTGTCCTTGGTCTGTATCAGGAAGGCAGCCATGGGGCTCCGGGAGAGGGTCTGAAAGAGAAAGCCACTCCCTGCACTCAGCTGTTCCCACCTGGTCCCTGGAGTACAGAGTAGGCATGTGCTTCCTTAAGCCTAAtggtttttaaagtttctggaGTCAGGAGtccctttgagaatctgataGGCACTATGGGTTTTTGTCCAGGAAAATGCACAGAGAGCATGATGCATGCAGCTCTCCAGAAAAATGCACGCAGACCCAGCATGGTGCAGACCACTCTCTAGTACAATATGCTCAGGCAGAACGCGATACGAACAACCTCTTTTGGATTCAGAACTCCTGCTTTAGCTGGAGTCTGTCCTTGAGATGGTAGGAGATCACTTGCCTTTGATTGTGgcaagtgggggtgggggtccaTCTGCCCAAATGTATCAGGAATCTCTTAAGTGACTACTTTTCTGCCAGACACTGAGCTGAGAGCTACATATAATGACTTCACTCTGCTTTTCAACACCCGTGTGAAGGAGGCATCCTTATCTTCATCTTACAGGAAAGGTAACAGAGGCCTAGCAAACCCAAAGTCACACCATTAATAAGTATTGAACTAGAAACTCAACCCGCTTCCAAAGCCTGTGTGTTTGATGGCATAGGCTGCCTTTGATAACGTTGAGTGTCTTTTGGAGGAAGCCTGGAGATGGTCCTTCTCGCTCTGTCCACGTTGCAGAGAGGTCTGAGCTGGCCTGCTGACCCCTTTTTCCTGACCATGGCTTTGTACTCACCTCAGCATCTGTGATGTCGATCTTGAGTAAGGCTGTGGTGCTGAAGGATGGGGAGCCCCGGTCCTTGGCCTGCACCTCTAGGGACCATAGGCAGTCCCTTCCAGGTGTGATGTTGTGCAGGGCATCCAGGGAGCGGATGGAATTCTTGAGCCAGATCTCCCCCGTGTGGGAATTGATGTCGAACACGTTGGCGGGCTCTGCATGGGTGATGGAATAGTCCACCAGGTTGTTGGGTTCCTCTGCATCCTCGTCTATGGCCTGTGcacagggagagacagacagaactGGGCTTTGGGGACCATCATTGTGTACACTGGCTAAATCAGCATGTCGTAGGGGGCTTGCTGGGTTGATGGGAAATGGTCCTGATCCTATTTTGAGAAGATTGAGTTgggaaaggagtagaatgcaTGCCCTCCTATAAGCCAGGGTCTACGTAGGCCTTACACATGGGCTACCCGGTTCCATTCTCAGAACAAGTCTAGGAAGCAAATATTGGTGAATCCATATTACAGATGCAGAAACGAAAGCTTAGATGCAAAGTGGCTTTCCCATGGATGCAGAGGTATAAGAAAGGGAATCAGGATTCAAAGTCAAGTCTGCTGGGTTTCAGAGTTCATCCTTTTTGCCACATTGGCAAAATGACAAAGTGCAGTGAGAAAACCACTCTTTCGAAAGCAGGCAGACCAGCTATGTGAAGGCAAGCCGAACACTTACtccacctggcctctttttttcatttgttgaatAGCAATGTCTTCTTTCTCAGAGTTTAATTCTCTGTTGAGGTGGGGATGAGGATACACAGAATGTCTTAAAGTCCTTTGTCCATGGTGGGAAGCCAAAAAATTTTATCTTCAATGAAATTCTTATGCCCCAGTATCTCTTGCAGCTGCTGGACCCAGGCTTTTAGGGGAGCTCAGCTGCCTCCAAAACTCACCTCAATTTTCACTGGGGTCCCTAGCACCATCGTCTTCTTCTGAACGCTCTTTCCAAACTGAGGGGGGTGGTCATTGACATCCAGCAGTGTGATAAACACCTCAGCTATGCTGTACTTGCCCTCCATGTCCTCTGCCTTCACATAGAAGTTGTACCTGGCAGTGGCCTCAGCGTCCAGGCTAGCCCAGGGCTGGGTGTAGATAATCCCAGTGGATAGGTGGATCAGGAAGCTGCCAGGCAGAGCAGATAGGCATGGGTGTGcacgcatgcacacgtatgtgcatgcacacacatgcctgCAATAATGAGCTGCCTCCTGAAGCAGCAGTGAGGTGTCATGCAGCTCCTCCGAAGTGTCCCACCTGCTCCCTCCTATCCTTGCAGTCTAAGTGAGGTAGATCCACACGTGGACTCACCCATCTGTCACTATCCAGCTTAGCAACTCCAGTTATAGTCTTTCTGTCTTCCTATGgcctgccccctccccagccaGCCCTGCTTGCCTGGCTCCTGAGGTCCTGGGCCCTGAACTTCCTCACcctctgcctcagctttccactgcctctctccactcctcttcaccCAGGCTCCTGTCCCTCCCAGGCCCCTCCTGCGTCTGCCACAGACCTCCTCTACCCTCAGTCTTCCAATCCCCTTGCCCAAGGCCCTGTCCTGGATTCTGGATCTACTTACAGGTCTGCCCCAGTCCCATAGATGGAATATTTCACTTCGCCCCAGGGTCCTGTGTCTGGATCCACAGCCTGGAAGATAAAGAGCCctgggtggcatgtgcctctttGTCAGGGTATGTTGGCAGCTCCCATGCCCTGAGGGTTGCTTTCAACCACAAAGCAAGGGGATTTGGGGTTTGCCCAACTGGGGAGAAATTGGTGGACAGACCTGCCCGGGATCCCTAGTTTTCCTCCAAGAAGTTTTAAGTATTGAAACAGCCAAGAGATTTATATCTGGAAAACATTCATCCctcttttataaatgaggaagaagGGATGGGTCCCGTGCCCTGTGATTGATGTTTACACATATATCCTCATTACAGTCCTGTGAGGTGTTGTAATACCCATcatatggatgaagaaactgaggctaagagaggGCAAGTAGCTTGTCCAAGGACAGCTAATGAGTGTGGGCTCTGCCACTCAAACTGAATGACCTTCCAGATTTGTCTGGCTTCACAACGCCTCCTATCCCACCCAGTCCCTGGGCCAGTCCCCAACCCACTGTGACAGCCACCACGCTGGAGCCCCCTGGGGCGTTCTCAGGAATCCTGGCAACGTAGTAGAGGGAGTCGAACTTGGGGACATTGTCGTTGGTGTCCAGAAGCTGGATCACAACATCCGCTGTGGAACTGAACTTCTCCGGGGTGTTCACTTCAACAGCCAGGAGCTGGGAAGGGGGGAAAATGGAGACTTGTCTGGGTGGGCACTCACCCTGCGGAGAGCCTTCCCACCTCATCTCCCCAGGACTGATCTAGCATCCATCTGCCATGTCTCCCAATCTTCCTCGCAGCTGCCAACCAGCTATTCCTGTAAGGGTCACCTCTAAGGCCTGGCATCTTCCCCTACCCTGTCAATTGGCTTGTAATGCCAGCTTTCTTATCATTCTCATCTGTATTGGGGTCAGTTTATTTTGTTCCACTGAGCTGCATATCCTTTCCAGTTCCAATTGTCTTAACTATTCTTATAAGTTTATTAGCCCATATAAAAACCAGTTTAATTTTGTCAAGCCTTGTTGCCACCTGTCCAAAGGACATTCTAGGGAAGAGTTAATTGGGGGcattaagttctttttttaaaaaaataaaaacaaacaaacaaaaaaatgggtcaggcacagtggctcacgcctgtaatcctaacactctgggaggccaaggcgggtggatcacctgaggtcgggagttcgagaccagcctggccaacatggtgaaaccccatctctactaaaaatacaaaaattagccaggtgtgatggtgtgtgtctgtaatcccagctactcgggaggctgaggcacaagaattacttgaacctgggaggcggagtttgtagtgagccaatattgcgccactgcactccaacctgggggaaagagtgagactcttgtctcaaaacaaacaaacgaacaaaaccaaaaaacaaaaaaaacaaaaacaaaaacaaaaaaacaaaataaacgagtcctggctctattgcccaggctggagtgcagtggtactatctcagctcactgcaacctgtgcctcccaggctcaagccatccttccatctcagccttccaagtagctgagactacaggcgtgcgccaaaatgcctggctaatttttgtagtttttgtaaagatgggcttttgctgtgttgcccaggctgatctcaaactcttgggctcaagcgatctgttcccctcggcctcccaaagtgctgggattacaggtgtgagccaccatgcccaaccaaatTCTTTATTAACTTAAGGAGAGTTTGAACTTTTTAAACAAGGTATGCCTTTACATCTCTTTCTTTATGCCTCTTTGTAAAATTTAGCATTTTTCATCATTTGCATGATCCATATTTCTCATGGTAATTCCTACAAATTTTATGTGTTGGTTGTTAttgtaaaagataatttttatcccatgttttcttattattttttgtatgtagGAAAACTACTGGATTTTGCGCATTACCTTTGTAATCAGCCATGTTGGCAATTTTGCTGagtttctaagagtttttttttttttttttgtcttttctctcagATTCTCTAAGCAAACAATCATCACCTGCAAATAATGACTGTCTTTTCTCCTCTCTAAAGTTTGAActtcttatttcctttccttaTCCAGGAACAATGTTATTTCAGGAATTGTGTTAAATAATAGTGGTGATAGCAGGCAATCATGCTTTGTTCCTAATTTCATGGATTGCTTTTATAATAGTATTTCACTTTTAAGCATGATGCAGGCTATAGGagagtatgtgtatatgtgtataattataaataagataattttaataGTGTCAATGAAGTATTTACTTTTCctattaacatattatatatgttcatatatgatatgcattttataatacatttatgaTTTTACATAATTACAAATGATATCACAGaagtttttttcctcttcagcTGAGATTCTTATCAGAAGAGATGACAAATGTCAAGGCATATGATAAAACATCTATCTTgataataaaatagtttattcaATCTATTAACATGGCAAATTATATTGGTAGTTTTCCTTTGATCCCACACCACCACCTGCATTCCTGGGGCTGGTTGTGGTGTGGAAGCCAGGAAGCTCAGTGAGGCTGGATCTGTGAGCAATCTGCAGGAGGGGCAGAGGGTTGGAGAAGAAAAGAGTAGGGCCAAGAAGGGCAGAGAGTGACAAGAGACCCCTCAGGATTGAACCAAGATGCTGGTATGAATTCCTGGGAACCTCCCATTCAAGGCAGTGAATTCAGGGCACCACCTACCTTGAAGGTTAATACTTTAGACTTTTCAAAGTCAATGGCAGCTGAGTTCTCCACAATGATCGTGACTTGGGCTTCATTCAGGACTGTCTGTGGAACCACTCGGAAGATGCCCCTGGGTCCCACCAGCTGCAAGTTGAATTTGGCATTGGCTCCCTAGAGAATTTGGAGAGTGGAAACAAGGAAGATGAATGATGATAGAAATTCATATTCATACTATATAGAAGTCTTCATGTGCCCTTAATCCTGGGAGATATTACTAAGAGAGTTTCTGCATCTGACTTTTCCTTGTGAATGGACTGTGAGTGCCTTTAGGCTAAGCAGATAGTCTTTGATTGGTtactctccctcctctcccccttgGTTACAACTTcttgtttcattcattttgtggTCCACCTGGCCCCGGCTACATACGCAGAGCAGGTTGATGCAGACCCACTTAGCTTTGGGACCTTGGCTCCATACCGTTTGTGAGAAGGAAGAGTGGAGGGCAGGACCACACACCTGGTCGGAGTCATTGACGGTGATCTTGAGGTCCCGCAGGATCTCTCCCTGGGGTGGGTGCTCATTCATGGACAGCTCAAACCTGTTTTGGGGTCCACTCTCTCCATAGAATGTTGGCGGGTGGTTGTTGAGGTCCACAATCCTGATGGTGACTGGGACCGTGGCCTGGGCAGCTGGGCTCCCCGGAGGGCTCATTTCAGTCACCTGGGATGGGGACAAGTGGCTATGGCTGTGTGGCAGGTGGACCCTTCATATGGTCCAGCTCCTACCTCCCCTGTAGAATGTATAATCCCCTCCGTCTGAGTGTGTCCTGACTTAGCAACTTGGTTCTAACTGATAATATATGGCAAAGATGGCAAGCTATCACCTCATGATTACATGACAAGAGATTTTAACATCTGTCTTGtcaactctctctcttgc
The Pongo abelii isolate AG06213 chromosome 8, NHGRI_mPonAbe1-v2.0_pri, whole genome shotgun sequence genome window above contains:
- the CDHR1 gene encoding cadherin-related family member 1 isoform X1, whose amino-acid sequence is MLRVPDKPEPNGGGMGVRGILWAAPQGGPSVPLGWGGGAPSCPVAGPDAGPRWCEAPSWCLGVRCLGVPLFCVLFPAQANFAPHFFDNGVGSTNGNMALFSLPEDTPVGSHVYTLNGTDPEGDPISYHISFDPSARSVFSVDPTFGNITLVEELDREREDEIEAIISISDGLNLVAEKVVILVTDANDEAPRFIQEPYVALVPEDIPAGSIIFKVHAVDRDTGSGGSVTYFLQNLHSPFAVDRHSGVLRLQAGATLDYERSRTHYITVVAKDGGGRLHGADVVFSATTTVTVKVEDVQDTAPVFVGTPYYGYVYEDTLPGSEVLKVVAMDGDRGKPNRILYSLVNGSDGAFEINETSGAISITQSPAQLQREVYELHVQVTEMSPPGSPAAQATVPVTIRIVDLNNHPPTFYGESGPQNRFELSMNEHPPQGEILRDLKITVNDSDQGANAKFNLQLVGPRGIFRVVPQTVLNEAQVTIIVENSAAIDFEKSKVLTFKLLAVEVNTPEKFSSTADVVIQLLDTNDNVPKFDSLYYVARIPENAPGGSSVVAVTAVDPDTGPWGEVKYSIYGTGADLFLIHLSTGIIYTQPWASLDAEATARYNFYVKAEDMEGKYSIAEVFITLLDVNDHPPQFGKSVQKKTMVLGTPVKIEAIDEDAEEPNNLVDYSITHAEPANVFDINSHTGEIWLKNSIRSLDALHNITPGRDCLWSLEVQAKDRGSPSFSTTALLKIDITDAETLSRSPMAAFLIQTKDNPMKAVGVLAGTMATVVAITVLISTATFWRNKKSNKVLPVRRVLRKRPSPAPRTIRIEWLKSKSAKAATKFMIKEKPPNENCNNNSPESSLLPRAPALPPPPSVAPSTGAAQWTVPTVSGSLTPQPTQLPPKPKTMGSPVQSTLISELKQKFEKKSVHNKAYF
- the CDHR1 gene encoding cadherin-related family member 1 isoform X2 — translated: MRRGRWAALAVGLLRLCLAQANFAPHFFDNGVGSTNGNMALFSLPEDTPVGSHVYTLNGTDPEGDPISYHISFDPSARSVFSVDPTFGNITLVEELDREREDEIEAIISISDGLNLVAEKVVILVTDANDEAPRFIQEPYVALVPEDIPAGSIIFKVHAVDRDTGSGGSVTYFLQNLHSPFAVDRHSGVLRLQAGATLDYERSRTHYITVVAKDGGGRLHGADVVFSATTTVTVKVEDVQDTAPVFVGTPYYGYVYEDTLPGSEVLKVVAMDGDRGKPNRILYSLVNGSDGAFEINETSGAISITQSPAQLQREVYELHVQVTEMSPPGSPAAQATVPVTIRIVDLNNHPPTFYGESGPQNRFELSMNEHPPQGEILRDLKITVNDSDQGANAKFNLQLVGPRGIFRVVPQTVLNEAQVTIIVENSAAIDFEKSKVLTFKLLAVEVNTPEKFSSTADVVIQLLDTNDNVPKFDSLYYVARIPENAPGGSSVVAVTAVDPDTGPWGEVKYSIYGTGADLFLIHLSTGIIYTQPWASLDAEATARYNFYVKAEDMEGKYSIAEVFITLLDVNDHPPQFGKSVQKKTMVLGTPVKIEAIDEDAEEPNNLVDYSITHAEPANVFDINSHTGEIWLKNSIRSLDALHNITPGRDCLWSLEVQAKDRGSPSFSTTALLKIDITDAETLSRSPMAAFLIQTKDNPMKAVGVLAGTMATVVAITVLISTATFWRNKKSNKVLPVRRVLRKRPSPAPRTIRIEWLKSKSAKAATKFMIKEKPPNENCNNNSPESSLLPRAPALPPPPSVAPSTGAAQWTVPTVSGSLTPQPTQLPPKPKTMGSPVQSTLISELKQKFEKKSVHNKAYF